Proteins encoded by one window of Pseudonocardia sp. HH130629-09:
- a CDS encoding class I SAM-dependent methyltransferase gives MSRSDQAPSYRGASAHYLSPARRDPVKVGSEEPVTRRVIANALAALHLRPGAPVAVLDVGSGTADGFALLTRPEPGAAPIVAEDRLRYVGLDVDPEMVATARVTVGSPSASFVLGDVRDALPDGAFDLYLSCGVPYSHLTRDELVAALGSVLAAVAARGRRAAVVVDVLGRYSVEWQPRWGTERWDYAMSFFAGGGEAISEPMTFYGRAELDATVDAALAGSGARLVSRTAVDRSVLVGRHTATGTFHPSVPRFRTLVNDLVRDPSRVDPDDLRFTPATGGAPEEALAWLRGFADRWNGALEPYRGAGPLAGAEAARLAGTLLGLERAAGPGLGVGHSLTMTLVAEPA, from the coding sequence GTGAGCCGTTCCGATCAGGCCCCGTCCTACCGCGGGGCCAGCGCCCACTACCTGTCCCCGGCGCGACGGGACCCGGTCAAGGTCGGCTCCGAGGAGCCGGTCACCCGGCGGGTCATCGCGAACGCGCTGGCCGCGTTGCACCTGCGGCCCGGCGCCCCCGTCGCCGTGCTCGACGTCGGGTCCGGCACCGCCGACGGGTTCGCCCTCCTCACCCGCCCGGAACCGGGCGCCGCGCCGATCGTCGCGGAGGACCGGCTGCGCTACGTCGGCCTCGACGTCGACCCGGAGATGGTCGCCACCGCACGGGTCACCGTCGGCTCGCCGTCGGCGTCGTTCGTGCTCGGCGACGTGCGCGATGCGCTGCCCGACGGCGCGTTCGACCTGTACCTGTCCTGCGGCGTCCCCTACTCCCACCTCACCCGTGACGAGCTCGTCGCCGCGCTGGGGTCGGTGCTGGCCGCCGTGGCGGCCCGGGGCCGACGGGCTGCGGTCGTCGTCGACGTCCTCGGCCGGTACTCGGTGGAGTGGCAGCCCCGCTGGGGCACCGAGCGCTGGGACTACGCGATGAGCTTCTTCGCCGGCGGCGGCGAGGCGATCTCCGAGCCGATGACGTTCTACGGCCGTGCCGAGCTGGACGCCACCGTCGACGCCGCGCTGGCCGGCAGCGGCGCGCGGCTGGTGTCGCGCACCGCCGTCGACCGGTCGGTCCTGGTCGGGCGGCACACCGCCACCGGCACCTTCCACCCGTCGGTGCCGCGGTTCCGGACCCTGGTGAACGACCTGGTCCGCGACCCGTCCCGGGTCGACCCCGACGACCTCCGGTTCACCCCGGCGACCGGGGGAGCACCGGAGGAGGCGCTGGCCTGGCTGCGCGGGTTCGCCGACCGGTGGAACGGCGCCCTGGAGCCGTACCGGGGGGCGGGGCCTCTCGCCGGGGCCGAGGCCGCCCGGCTCGCCGGGACCCTGCTCGGACTCGAACGGGCCGCGGGCCCCGGCCTGGGCGTGGGTCACTCGTTGACCATGACGCTGGTGGCCGAGCCCGCCTGA
- the ppk2 gene encoding polyphosphate kinase 2 — translation MDETPVEPQADAPAPLIPYPGAVDPGHFRVDDSDDDDPTLVDPEGSPVDTWRQGYPYDDRLSRQEYEYQKRLLQIELLKLQNWVKDTGDRIVVLFEGRDAAGKGGTIKRFTEHLNPRGCRVVALEKPTEREAGQWYFQRYVAHLPSAGEIVLFDRSWYNRAGVERVMGFTDPRSYMEFLRATPELERMLVRSGIHLVKLWFSVSRDEQRTRFLIRQVDPVRQWKLSPMDLASLDKWEAYTEAKEAMFFYTDTKDAPWTVIKSNDKKRARLEAMRHVLGLFDYPGKDTGVASAPDRLIVGPAAEMFEQDEGPNRFPPLTDRHH, via the coding sequence GTGGACGAGACCCCGGTCGAGCCTCAGGCCGACGCCCCCGCTCCCCTCATCCCGTACCCCGGTGCGGTCGATCCCGGGCACTTCCGGGTCGACGACTCCGACGACGACGACCCGACCCTCGTCGACCCCGAGGGTAGCCCGGTCGACACCTGGCGCCAGGGCTACCCCTACGACGACCGCCTGTCGCGCCAGGAGTACGAGTACCAGAAGCGGCTGCTGCAGATCGAGCTGCTGAAGCTGCAGAACTGGGTCAAGGACACCGGCGACCGGATCGTCGTCCTCTTCGAGGGGCGCGACGCCGCCGGCAAGGGTGGCACGATCAAGCGGTTCACCGAGCACCTCAACCCCCGCGGCTGCCGGGTGGTGGCGCTGGAGAAGCCGACCGAGCGCGAGGCCGGCCAGTGGTACTTCCAGCGCTACGTGGCGCACCTGCCCTCGGCCGGGGAGATCGTGCTGTTCGACCGGTCCTGGTACAACCGGGCCGGCGTCGAGCGGGTCATGGGCTTCACCGACCCCCGCTCCTACATGGAGTTCCTGCGGGCCACCCCGGAGCTGGAGCGGATGCTCGTCCGGTCCGGGATCCACCTGGTCAAGCTGTGGTTCTCGGTCTCGCGCGACGAGCAGCGCACCCGCTTCCTCATCCGTCAGGTCGACCCGGTGCGCCAGTGGAAGCTGTCCCCGATGGACCTGGCCTCGCTGGACAAGTGGGAGGCCTACACCGAGGCGAAGGAGGCGATGTTCTTCTACACCGACACCAAGGACGCCCCGTGGACGGTGATCAAGAGCAACGACAAGAAGCGCGCGCGGCTCGAGGCGATGCGCCACGTCCTGGGCCTGTTCGACTACCCCGGCAAGGACACCGGGGTGGCCTCCGCGCCGGACCGGCTGATCGTCGGGCCCGCCGCGGAGATGTTCGAGCAGGACGAGGGCCCGAACCGCTTCCCGCCCCTCACAGACCGGCACCACTGA
- a CDS encoding DUF397 domain-containing protein yields MDQMHLSGPAAIDSLTWRKSVRSGYQGNCVELAVVTGGTVAVRNSRDPHGTVLAFPASEMAAFLTSIRNGELDDLA; encoded by the coding sequence ATGGACCAGATGCACCTGAGCGGCCCCGCGGCGATCGATTCGCTGACGTGGCGCAAGAGCGTGCGCAGCGGCTACCAGGGCAACTGCGTCGAGCTCGCCGTCGTGACCGGGGGGACCGTGGCAGTCCGCAACTCGCGGGACCCGCACGGCACCGTGCTCGCCTTCCCGGCCAGCGAGATGGCCGCCTTCCTGACCTCGATCAGGAACGGCGAGCTGGACGACCTCGCCTGA
- a CDS encoding helix-turn-helix domain-containing protein, protein MVPSPNSPTPPGADRGPTARRIVLGSHLRRLRERAGISRTDAAYAIRGSDSKMSRLESGKVGFKQRDVADLLTMYGVAEGPERDQVLSMAEESNSSGWWARYNDVVPGWFEDFVGLEASASRISSYELLFVPGLLQTEEYARAVVSGGHADLPPVERADVEKRLEVRLRRQRVLHRKDAPTFWTVLDEAVLHRPVGGEGVFRAQLDHLIELSSLPNVVVQLLPWDLSGYGAEHAFTMLRFAEPELPDLVYLEEMTGASYLDKRADVERYGRSMDRLTIDALSPAETKQALSKLRAEL, encoded by the coding sequence GTGGTCCCCAGCCCGAACAGCCCCACCCCGCCCGGTGCCGACCGCGGCCCGACCGCGCGGCGCATCGTGCTCGGATCACACCTGCGCCGGCTGCGGGAGCGCGCGGGCATCTCCCGGACCGACGCGGCGTACGCGATCCGCGGCTCGGACTCGAAGATGAGCAGGCTGGAGTCGGGCAAGGTCGGGTTCAAGCAGCGCGACGTCGCCGACCTGCTGACGATGTACGGCGTCGCCGAGGGTCCCGAGCGCGACCAGGTCCTGTCGATGGCCGAGGAGAGCAACTCCAGCGGCTGGTGGGCCCGCTACAACGACGTCGTCCCCGGCTGGTTCGAGGACTTCGTGGGTCTGGAGGCCTCGGCGTCGCGCATCTCGTCCTACGAGCTGCTGTTCGTCCCGGGGCTGCTGCAGACCGAGGAGTACGCCCGCGCGGTCGTCAGCGGCGGACACGCCGACCTGCCGCCCGTCGAGCGGGCCGACGTCGAGAAGCGCCTGGAGGTGCGGCTGCGACGCCAGCGCGTGCTGCACCGCAAGGACGCACCGACCTTCTGGACCGTGCTCGACGAGGCCGTGCTGCACCGACCGGTCGGCGGGGAGGGAGTCTTCCGTGCCCAGCTCGACCATCTCATCGAGCTGTCGTCGCTGCCGAACGTCGTCGTCCAGCTGCTGCCCTGGGACCTGTCCGGCTACGGCGCCGAGCACGCCTTCACCATGCTGCGCTTCGCCGAGCCCGAGCTGCCCGACCTGGTCTACCTCGAGGAGATGACCGGGGCCTCCTATCTGGACAAGCGGGCCGACGTCGAGCGCTACGGCCGTTCGATGGACCGGCTCACCATCGACGCGCTCAGCCCGGCCGAGACCAAGCAGGCACTGAGCAAGCTGCGCGCCGAGCTCTGA
- a CDS encoding SAM-dependent methyltransferase produces the protein MAQPTEGRAPAYIDTTKASIARVYDYALGGKDNYEVDRETIEWVRKIAPEVNLLAVDNRAFLIRAARFVATQTSITQYLDCGSGLPTAENTHQVVQRLQPEARVAYVDNDPTVIAHGRALLEDNEFTRFSAADIREPESVLADPSVQGFLDLDQPVALFQIGTIHHFDDAVDPQAIMARYVERLAPGSVVAIAHFFDPENADSELARRMEQVFVHSPMGSGRFRTLAEITGLFPGLELVDPGIVPCYRWWPDGPQLRGEDPVQRCIVGGVGIKL, from the coding sequence ATGGCCCAGCCGACCGAGGGTCGCGCTCCCGCGTACATCGACACGACCAAGGCCAGCATCGCCCGGGTCTACGACTACGCCCTCGGCGGCAAGGACAACTACGAGGTCGACCGGGAGACCATCGAGTGGGTCCGCAAGATCGCCCCCGAGGTCAACCTGCTCGCCGTCGACAACCGGGCGTTCCTGATCCGGGCGGCGCGCTTCGTCGCCACCCAGACCTCCATCACCCAGTACCTGGACTGCGGCTCCGGCCTGCCGACCGCGGAGAACACCCACCAGGTGGTCCAGCGGCTCCAGCCCGAGGCCCGGGTCGCCTACGTCGACAACGACCCGACCGTCATCGCGCACGGCCGGGCGCTGCTGGAGGACAACGAGTTCACCCGCTTCTCCGCCGCCGACATCCGCGAGCCGGAGTCGGTGCTGGCGGACCCGTCGGTGCAGGGCTTCCTGGACCTCGACCAGCCGGTCGCGCTGTTCCAGATCGGCACCATCCACCACTTCGACGACGCCGTGGACCCGCAGGCGATCATGGCCCGCTACGTCGAGCGGCTCGCTCCGGGCAGCGTCGTCGCGATCGCGCACTTCTTCGACCCGGAGAACGCCGACAGCGAGCTGGCCCGGCGGATGGAGCAGGTCTTCGTGCACAGCCCGATGGGCAGCGGCCGGTTCCGCACCCTCGCCGAGATCACCGGGCTGTTCCCCGGCCTCGAGCTGGTCGACCCGGGCATCGTCCCCTGCTACCGGTGGTGGCCCGACGGTCCGCAGCTGCGCGGCGAGGACCCGGTGCAGCGGTGCATCGTGGGCGGGGTCGGCATCAAACTATGA